GATATGAGCAAGGCATATGATAGGGTGGATTGAGAATGCCTGGAGAAAATCATGGAAAAGTTGAGTTTTGTAGAGAGGTGGATACGTTTGATTATGCAGTGTGTGATTTCTGTCACTTATGCCATAAAGATAAATGGGGTTTCTAAAGGGAATATTATTCCATCAAGGGGAATTTGTCAAGGTGACCCCTTATTTCCTTACCTATTTCTTTTATGTGCAGAAGGCTTATCAACTCTAATCAAAGCCACGGTTGACAATGGACAAATGGAAGGGCTGGCTGTATGCCGTGGTGGTCCAAAGCTTTCTCACTTATTTTTTTGCAGATGACAACCTAATTTTTTGCAAAGCATCCATAGAAGAATGTGACACTCTAAAATGAGTCTTGGAAGTATATTAGAAAGCCTCAGGCCAACAATTGAATCGGGCAAAAACATCTTTGTTCTTTAGCAGGAACACAGCCACGGAGATCCAAGAGGAGCTTAAAAGAAGATTTAGGGCCAAAGTGATTAAACAACATGAAAAATATCTTGGTTTGCCCTCACTTGTGGggtaaaataaaaggaataccTTCAATGACATTAAGGAGAAGTTTGGTAAAAAGTTAGCGGGGTGGAAGGAGAAAATGTTGTCCAAAGTTGGCAAGGAGATTTAAATTAAAGCAGTGGTCCAAGCTATACCAACGTACACCATGAGTTGCTTCAAACTATAGGATTTTCTCTGTGAGGAGTTAACAAGTATGGTTAGAAACTTCTGGTGGGgacaaaagaaagatgaaaagaaaactgcCTAGCTTAGTTGCGAGAAAATAGAGGTATAggttttaaaaatctaaaactcTTTAAGTTGACTCTTCTTGAAAAACAGGGATGGAGGCTTCAAATGGGTTATAACTATTTGGTTTATAAGGTTCTTAAGGCCAAGTATTTCCCAAGAAGTGATTTTGTGAATGCCTCGCTTGGAAACAACCCTTCCTTCACCTAGCATAGTGTTATGGCAACCCAACATCTAGTTAGAAAGGGCCTTAGATGGAGGGTCGGCAATGGTGAAAGTATTAGAGTATATGGAGACAAATGGTTGCCAACTTCCTCCACGTATACAGTAGTTTCTCCAAGATTGTTCCTGCAATATGATACAAGAGTTAGCAAGCTAATTGATGTTGCCACATCTAGTTGGAAGACCTCCATTGTTGATGCTTTATCCCTACCCCATGAAGCCGAGACAATAAAGAGCCCGCTGAGTTCTCGGCTAGCAGCAGACAAGCTAGTCTAGTCTAAGACATAAAATGGTTTGTTTTCTGTGAGTATAGCTTACAATCTAGTAGTGAAAGCAGCCCAACATGCCAATCTTGGAGAGAGCTCCGAGAGTAGCCACGTTCGCCGCTTTTGGAGGAGGGTTTGGCATTACTGTTTCCATAGAAAGTTTGTACTTAGGTTGGCGAGCTTGTCTTGATACTTTACTAACGAAAGCGAACTTGAGGCAGCGACAGATTGTACAATATGATATTTGTAATAGCTGCAAAATGGAGCCAAAGTCCGTTGGGCATATTCCGTGGAGCTATCCGAAAGCTCAAAAGGCATGGGGCTACTCTAAAATGGCGGGAAGTTTGAACTTGGAGGTTTGTCGCACGTTCAATGATCTGCTGTGGACTTCGTTGATGGTCAATAAAGTTGGTGGTGACCAGGCAGTGAAGGTTGTTACAATTGCATGGGCGTTGTGGCATAATCGTAATGAGGTGAGACATGAGGGGAAGAATAAGAATGGAAAATCATTGGTGCAGTTGGCCCTTAACTATATTGCTGAGTATAATGCAACTATTGATGATGTTAATGAGTCAATACTGGTGGTTGAGCAAGATGCTTCTTGGCGACCTTCACATTCAAATtggaataaaataaatgttgatgGTGTGCAATTTTCTCTACACAGAAGGTAGCGGGGATTGGTGTGGTCATTAGAGATGATAAGGGAAAGGTGGAAGTAGCGCTGTGCAAGAAGATTATGGCCCTAGTGGGGGCTGTTAAGGCAGAGGCAAAAGCTTTTGAAGCCAAGTTGCTATTTGCAAAAGAAATTGGCATTCAAGACATTATCCTCGAGGGTGATTCTTTATTGGTATACAATGCCCTCTGTGAGAAGTCTCTTCCCCCATCATCTGTGGAAGCGGTGGTATCAGGAATGCAGGAAATGGACAAGGAATTTAGACGTATCGAGTTCTCCCATGTTAGAAGACAGGGTAATAGACCTACACATCTCTTAGCTAAATATGCATCTGGCATTAATGACTATCTTGCATGGATTGAAAAGAATCCTTGCTTGATTGAGCAAACTTTAATCCATGATGTAATCTCTATTTCTCATATGCAATAAAATCTCAGCtttcccataaataaataaaaaattagtgcTAAAATTTGATGCCTAAACTTCTTGACAACTTGTAGTTTTATATTTAGCTTTATTtggatgatgaagaagaaatattgaGATGAACAACATGAAACTGACAACACCCATCCTATCAATGGCATTCTGGCCATCCTCTTTTAGCTAAGCagttttaattgataatttatctctaTTAGCTATTACAAATGATTACttatgataaatttaaaagaaaatatatttaatataattcttaGACATTAATTTGATGCTTTGTGTGGAAGTTCCAAACACCTAAAATATTCGATAAAGAATAATGAATAAAGGAACAAGTGGAAACTAAAAATATAGTGTATTAAGAGATTTAAGGTTTAaacccgcctacaccaaaaaataattagtgtCTTGGcatgatgataaaaagtaattataatAGAGCTAATGTCGTAGATTCAAATTTCTttgtatctatcaaaaaaaCCATAGTGTATTAAGACTTATTCAACAACCTCCCAATGATAGAACTTGCGTTTAatgcttttcttttaaaattaatatatttatatttatttaccattaaaactaagagaaaattcaattagattttcaattagagtctaaatTTTGAGCCACATATTTTGtcgaattttaaaaaaaatttatgctaaATGGGTTAATTCAATACAAAATAttaggagtccaatataaatgaatcataaaaaactcaatcatataactaattttatttttaaaattaaaataagggaAAATTTGAAGGATTTTACTTTCCAATGCCATTTGTTTGtctaactaaaaataattcaaatttattaactttttacaTAACACTATGAATATAAACTATGCTTGAATTCATGTTAAACCTCAAATCATTAAACCTttccattttgtttgttttagttcaaatttaacTCAATTGATGACAAAGTTTTGtgtttataaaacaaaaaatgaaacacaagtttaaattaggctaaaatgcaaattgcacccTTTAAGTTTTGatcaaaattcattttagtcaTCTAACTTTATTTTCGTTAAATTGAattctctaagtttcaaatttatttaattcagACATTCTATccaattttgttgaaattatctattaaaaaaatatttgtctcatgtgaaaaaaatctataaaattaatataatattgtaTAGATTAATTATGTCTGAatctcattttaatttttatattagttAATTGCATACTTAATGAAAATGATTTAACGAAATTGGACAAAAGAcctaaactaaataaatttgaaacatagaaaattcaattgaataaaaataaagttaaatgactaaaatgaaattttcactccatttgttttgatgttaaatattttcaagggtttatttatttgcatttttgccaaaaatattATCTACGCTAAATATCAATTAGTGTTTTAACATAACCTCAGATCCCATGACATTAACTAGTATTCAAAATTCTTTGTGTGCTGTTAACAAGCAAGAGATTTAAAACTATGCCTATTATCTAAATCTTGGTAGTTTGATACGATGACAATAACTTAAAAATGTAATCGGTCTTGAATCCGCTTATTATGTCTCTGTAACGCTTCCCTTACCACCAAATCCTTTTGATGCAATCAATAATACGTaatttatgttatatttttttgagagaaatgaACCCCATTTTTCCTGTCATATCATATGCGTTCAATCTTCACACCTCATAGAAGCCGTTGACTGATTTCAAGTCTTCATaacaaagaaaaagttaaaaagacaAATGGGTTTTCCTTTCTGATACTGATGCACCTTTTGATTAGAAGCAAAAGAGTATCTAGCACTAGCTGTTGCCATACACTTCATGTTTTATGCGAAAAATACTTTCTTTGGAAGTTCattatacaaaattacaaattgttcACTTTAAGACTAGAATTTCACTAAAcagaatgaaaagaaattacATCAGTTGAGAGAGAATAAGGACTCTCCTCAATGCAAGTATCATAATGCTCAACACCTAAAGCATATTTTGGTAACAAATTTGCAGGTATATTACCATTCCTGCGAGCAAGAGAGACCTCAAACCCGTGAAACTCATGCATTAATATGGTTGGTCTTGAATCCATCACCtcaccttgctcttacaagggTAGGGTGGTCTCACTTTAGCTACAGCTCATAGGCAGAAGTGTTTTTAAGTTATTAGAGCAGTTTACTCACATACCTGTTTGGTACAGCTTATTTTTTCAACCTTCTGAAAATGGGATTGTTTGAATTGAAAAGGCTGTAGCTAGAAAGATGTTAAGTTTGAAAAAAGTACAGTTTGAAACTGTGTTTCCAAACAGGCACACGTCACCTCACCTTGCTGTAACAAGGGGTGGAGGAGGTGCCACTTTAGCTGCAGCTCATTGGCAGTATtgtttttaagttgttaaaGTAGTTTATTAGCTACATCACTTCAAATGGCTCTTTCAATGGGAGGAGGAGGTGTCACTTGAGCTGCATCTCACTGGAAGAATTGTTTTTAAGTTAATTTGAtgtgattatattttttatactgcCCTGTAGGCCTGCACCATGCCCTGGAAGAATTGTTTTGCGACTGGGTGCTTGGTAGAGCTGTTCTCTGTAAGAGACCGAGGGAAAATGGGAAGCTAATAGTGTTTTGTGGGAGTTCTAACAAATCTGGTCTTTTGTAGTTATTATGGTTTATTTTGGAGGGACTGATTTTAGTCATTAATGGCACACCCACGCgggctttttcttttaagaaaaatgctaacgaatgcccttcgagcattgtttaataatttatttaaagaaagtttttatgaggaaagaaagaaaaacaattaatattttaacagcttttttcatttcctataaaagtgatgtcagaatttttctaaaatagattattaaccaatgccttCGTTAACATGGCCTTCTTTTAAATTGACACCAGCTACTTCGGCTTTGATAGTGTGGAAGCCTGAGGGAGGGAGACGTAAGGTGACCTGTATGGGGGCTAAGGAGCTCAGATGGCCCAAGGTTTAAAGTGATGGGCCAGAAGTCACAAAACATGCAAGTGGTCTTGTTAAAGCCCAACCCGTGGCTACATCACCTTCACTAAATGAGGGCACTTTGGTCAAGCCCATTTCGTCAAATGTAATTTCTGATGCCCAGTCTTCCAAAACAAAGCTATTGGACCTGCTAACGAGTTGGTGCTGGTCCAAGTCGAGAACTGGGCCAGAGTGGCGTCCACCTGCTCAATAAAATGCTTGTGAGAACAGCGAAACGGGTTGGATGAAAAGAGAGGATGTGGCAGAGAAGACAGTCAGGTAGCGTGCGCGTGTGTGcgcttttttttccccctctaaATGCTAGCAATTGGCAAACGACATCGTTCAAAGCAACAAATTCTGGAATGCTCCGACCCGTAAGACCGCTATACCCGCAAAACTGTATGTCTATGTtgccttttatgtttttgatatGTTATTGCTATTggtattcattttctttttattatgtttaatttgacttaattgaattaataaaagactttgttttatttattatcgAGATGTACTCACcaatctaaaagaaaatattcattttgtaaattaatgttaggctaaaatacaaaacccaCTATTTAAATTTCATTAGAATTCATTTcagctttataattttgtttttgttcattttagtcGTCTATATTTCAagttaattcaattaaaatctatCAATCAATTTCGgtcaaaaattttggaaaatatttttgaatcaTTTATTTAGCTGGGATCCTTCCTACCACCTATAGCAAGAACATCAAAAGAGAGCTAAACCACATTTTAATCCACTTGTTGGTCATTTTAATTAGCTTCTTCTTACATTTCTTGACAATTAATTCATTATACCTGCTTCACTAGAAGAACAACACAGTTTCACTAAGTTACCACAACATTGTCAGCAATAGTCTCCTATTAATAAAAAGGTAacccaaaaatgaaaacaaaaattacatgaTCTAAAAGCCTTCACTAAAAGAATTACTCGTCACTTTGACTAACCAAAGGGCTTCCAATATGAGAGACTTCAagatgaccatttttttttttttttttaaaagatttcaAAATGACCATGAcctttattgatatatatagaGAGATACACAATCtaggaaataaaaaatgaataaacaaattGCAGATCACGCAATGCTGATTAAAAAGGAGAAAGGGAGATCGATATGAGCTAAATTTCCTCCATCAATGTTTGCATCGCTGACTATAGAACTGATCAAGGGTCTTTGCAAACATACA
This portion of the Castanea sativa cultivar Marrone di Chiusa Pesio chromosome 7, ASM4071231v1 genome encodes:
- the LOC142644511 gene encoding uncharacterized protein LOC142644511, whose translation is MPILERAPRVATFAAFGGGFGITVSIESLYLGWRACLDTLLTKANLRQRQIVQYDICNSCKMEPKSVGHIPWSYPKAQKAWGYSKMAGSLNLEVCRTFNDLLWTSLMVNKVGGDQAVKVVTIAWALWHNRNEVRHEGKNKNGKSLVQLALNYIAEYNATIDDVNESILKVAGIGVVIRDDKGKVEVALCKKIMALVGAVKAEAKAFEAKLLFAKEIGIQDIILEGDSLLVYNALCEKSLPPSSVEAVVSGMQEMDKEFRRIEFSHVRRQGNRPTHLLAKYASGINDYLAWIEKNPCLIEQTLIHDVISISHMQ